A genomic window from Triticum urartu cultivar G1812 chromosome 7, Tu2.1, whole genome shotgun sequence includes:
- the LOC125524682 gene encoding ABC transporter F family member 1-like → MVSDASKKKAAQKKAAAAAKRGAKSSAAASSSSASSAADKAANGIAALNLSDRTCTGVLASHPLSRDIHIESLSLTFHGHDLIVDSELELNYGRRYGLLGLNGCGKSTLLTAIGCRELPIPEHMDIHHLTREIEASDMSALQAVICCDEERVKLEKEAEILAAQDDGGGEALDLVYERLEAMDASTAEKRAAEILFGLGFDKQMQAKPTRDFSGGWRMRIALARALFMNPTILLLDEPTNHLDLEACVWLEEKLKNFERILVVISHSQDFLNGVCTNIIHMQNKTLKLYTGNYDQYVQTRSELEENQMKQYKWEQEQIANMKEYIARFGHGSAKLARQAQSKEKTLAKMERGGLAEKVVNDRILVFRFTDVGKLPPPVLQFADVTFGYTPDNLIYKNLDFGVDLDSRVALVGPNGAGKSTLLKLMTGDLSPLDGMVRRHNHLRIAQFHQHLTEKLDLDMPALQYMMREYPGNEEEKMRAAIGKFGLSGKAQVMPMKNLSDGQKARVIFAWLAFRQPQMLLLDEPTNHLDIETIDSLAEALKEWDGGLVLVSHDFRLINQVAQEIWVCENQAVTRWEGDIMDFKQHLKKRAGL, encoded by the exons ATGGTGTCCGATGCCAGCAAGAAGAAAGCCGCGCAGAAgaaggccgccgccgccgcaaagAGGGGAGCCAAGTCCAGCGCCGCTGcctcgtcctcgtcggcgtcgtcAGCGGCCGATAAGGCCGCCAATGGCATAGCGGCCCTTAACTTATCCGATCGGACATGTACCGGGGTCCTGGCTTCGCATCCGCTCTCCCGTGATATCCAC ATTGAGTCCCTTTCATTAACATTTCATGGACATGACCTTATTGTGGATTCAGAATTGGAGCTTAACTACGGGAG GCGGTATGGTTTGCTCGGCTTAAATGGTTGTGGGAAATCTACCCTTCTCACCGCAATAGGCTGCAGGGAACTCCCCATTCCTGAACACATGGACATACATCATCTTACTCGTGAGATTGAGGCTTCTGACATGTCTGCGCTGCAAGCTGTTATCTGTTGTGATGAAGAAAGAGTGAAGTTGGAAAAGGAAGCTGAAATTTTGGCTGCACAG GATGATGGTGGCGGTGAAGCTTTGGATCTTGTATATGAGCGGTTAGAAGCAATGGATGCATCAACTGCTGAAAAGCGTGCTGCTGAGATATTGTTTGGTCTAGGTTTTGACAAGCAAATGCAAGCAAAGCCAACACGTGATTTTTCTGGGGGTTGGCGTATGAGGATTGCATTGGCAAGGGCGCTGTTCATGAACCCGACCATCCTTTTGCTTGATGAGCCAACCAACCATCTTG ATCTCGAGGCTTGTGTCTGGCTGGAAGAGAAATTAAAGAATTTTGAGCGTATACTTGTTGTTATCTCGCATTCCCAAGATTTTCTAAATGGAGTGTGCACTAACATCATCCACATGCAGAACAAGACCCTCAAGTTATATACTGGAAATTATGACCAGTATGTTCAAACTCGCTCTGAGCTTGAAGAGAATCAAATGAAGCAGTACAAATGGGAACAGGAACAGATAGCTAATATGAAGGAGTACATTGCACGATTTGGTCATGGATCTGCGAAGCTTGCTCGTCAGGCTCAGAGCAAAGAGAAGACTCTTGCAAAGATGGAGCGTGGTGGTCTTGCTGAGAAGGTTGTCAATGACAGGATTCTTGTATTCCGCTTTACAGATGTTGGCAAACTCCCACCACCAGTGCTGCAGTTTGCTGATGTCACATTTGGTTACACTCCGGATAATCTCATCTACAAGAACCTTGACTTCGGTGTTGACCTTGACTCGAGAGTTGCACTGGTCGGTCCCAATGGGGCTGGTAAGAGCACACTTCTGAAGCTCATGACAGGTGACCTATCTCCGTTGGATGGCATGGTCAGACGCCACAACCACCTACGCATTGCACAATTCCATCAACATCTCACTGAGAAGCTGGACCTGGACATGCCGGCCCTGCAGTACATGATGAGGGAGTACCCTGGGAATGAAGAGGAGAAGATGAGAGCTGCAATTGGCAAGTTTGGCCTGTCAGGAAAGGCACAGGTGATGCCAATGAAAAACCTGTCTGATGGGCAGAAGGCCCGTGTCATTTTTGCTTGGCTAGCATTTAGGCAGCCACAGATGCTGTTGCTTGATGAGCCGACAAATCATCTTGACATTGAGACCATTGACTCACTTGCTGAGGCACTGAAGGAATGGGACGGGGGGTTGGTCCTGGTGAGCCATGACTTCAGGCTGATCAATCAGGTTGCTCAAGAGATCTGGGTCTGTGAGAACCAGGCGGTGACTAGGTGGGAAGGCGATATCATGGATTTCAAGCAACACTTGAAGAAAAGGGCTGGTCTCTAG